A part of Papilio machaon chromosome 23, ilPapMach1.1, whole genome shotgun sequence genomic DNA contains:
- the LOC106719877 gene encoding growth/differentiation factor 8 — LITYTRRHSHFKGLKVINFRFTSKVLQNEVDEAFLNIHVQELEQRLNVTLGPEEFFSIGLQVNRVTRNSQGSKASVPYMETSIKMSRKELKIGRWVKLNVTNMVAEFFRLPRENLAIVVRVQDSKNRVSLVVPHPSSESNNALMPYIEVSLRDNSHKRTRRTIGMDCTENSKEVRCCRYPLSVNFEEFGWDWIIAPKQYDANYCSGECPYSFLQKYPHTHLVHLVTPQGSGGPCCAPRKMSSISMLYFDDDLNIIYGTIPGMVVESCGCS, encoded by the exons TTGATCACTT ATACGCGGCGCCACAGTCACTTCAAAGGTCTGAAAGTAATCAACTTCAGGTTCACAAGTAAGGTTCTACAGAATGAAGTAGACGAGGCGTTCCTCAACATCCACGTCCAGGAGTTGGAGCAGAGGCTGAACGTGACCTTGGGTCCAGAGGAATTCTTCTCAATAGGGTTACAAGTGAATAGGGTTACGAGAAACAGTCAAGGTAGTAAAGCTTCTGTGCCTTACATGGAGACCTCAATAAAGATGTCCAGGAAAGAACTGAAAATTGGAAGATGGGTCAAGCTGAATGTGACCAATATGGTGGCGGAATTCTTCAGGCTGCCAAGGGAGAACCTAGCAATAGTTGTGAGAGTACAAGACTCGAAGAATAGGGTGAGCTTGGTGGTACCACATCCGAGCTCTGAATCAAATAATGCTTTg atGCCATATATAGAAGTAAGTCTTAGAGACAATTCACACAAACGGACGAGAAGAACGATTGGCATGGATTGCACAGAGAATTCTAAAGAAGTCCGTTGCTGTCGATATCCATTGTCGGTTAACTTCGAGGAGTTCGGGTGGGACTGGATAATAGCTCCTAAGCAGTATGATGCTAATTATTGCAGTGGTGAATGCCCTTACAGTTTTCTTCAAAAGTATCCGCATACACATTTAGTCCATTTAGTAACGCCTCAAGGCAGCGGTGGACCTTGCTGTGCCCCTCGCAAGATGAGCAGCATATCTATGTTATATTTCGATGACGATCTTAACATAATCTATGGTACGATACCTGGCATGGTCGTCGAAAGCTGTGGATGCTCATAG